Proteins encoded within one genomic window of Verrucomicrobiota bacterium:
- a CDS encoding ATP-binding cassette domain-containing protein, which translates to MAINNLSLAVGAGEVFGFLGPNGAGKTTTMNVL; encoded by the coding sequence ATGGCCATCAACAACCTGAGTCTGGCCGTTGGCGCCGGTGAAGTCTTCGGCTTTCTCGGTCCTAACGGCGCCGGAAAGACGACCACGATGAATGTGCTGC